A region of the Deltaproteobacteria bacterium genome:
GGCTGAACCCCCTCTGCGTCGCTCCGGGACCGATGCACAGGGGGGCTGAACCCCCGCCCTGGCCCAAATGGGGCATGCAGGAAACGTTTGATCCCCAATTTGGCCAGTCGGTAAGTTGCTGGGGCAGCTTTCAACCCGGGAGGGGAGAGGATGTCTCGGAAATCGAACGTGGATGATGGCGCGGGTCAGCTCACCGGCTCGCAGGCGCTGGTGCAGAAGTTCCTCAAGGAGGCGATGGCCATCCCGGCCAAGGACGTCCGGCCGATGAACGGGGACCCGCAGCTCGCGGCGAAGAATGCCCGCGACGGCGTGAACACCCTGTTGCCCTACGCCGCGCAGCTCCGCAAAGAGCTGCCCAAAGTCCAGCTCGACAAGCTGCGGGCCGTGCCCGAGATGGCGCAGGCGCTCATCTTTGCGGCCAACCAGGTGACGCTCACCGTGGCGCCTGCCGGCCAGACCAAGGCGCTCGTCTCGCAGGCGAACCAGCTCCGCAACGTGATGCTCTCCTCGGCGGACTCCCTCGCCAACGCGGCGATCCTGCCCCCGACGGACGTGGCCAAGATCCACAAGGGGCGCGGCTCCATGGACGCGGCGAACGACCTCATCGCCCTGGCGGCCCTGTTCCAGAAGAACGCCGGCAAGGTGAAGGGCAAGACGCCCGTGGACGCGACGATGATCAAGCAGGCCGATGCCCTCGGCTCGCAGCTCCTCAGCCTGCTCCAGCCGGCCGGCGCCAAGCGGCAGAACAAGAAGACGGCGGAGCAGAAGCGCGCCGCCGACCTTCGCGATCGGCTCTGGACCCTCATGCTGACCACCTGGGACCAGCACGTCTGGCGTTCGGGCGCATGGATCTTCGGTCGCGACGTGGACGCCAACGTCCCGCCGCTCCTGGCCCGCGCGGGGACGCCGCGATCGTCCAAGGACGGCTCCGGCAACGGGGGCCCCCCTTCGGGCCCGACCGGCAACGCTCCGAACGCGTCGCCAAAGTAGGCGGGCAGGGGACCAAATGCGTCTACACTCGGCCGCGGAATGAACTGCACCGTTCGCGTCCCCGCCACCACCAGCAACCTCGGCCCCGGCTTCGACTGCTTCGGCATGGCGCTCTCCCTCCACCTCGAGGTGGAGGCGCGCTTTGCCGATCGGCTGAGCATCACCGCCGAGGGCGCGGAGGTTGCGCTCGACAAGACCAACCTCATCGTCAAGACCTTCCTCGACAACCTGCCGCCGGGGAGCGACGAGCCGCCGCTGGCGCTGCACATGCGCAACCGCATCCCGCTCGCGCGGGGGCTGGGCTCGAGCGCGGCCGCGCGGGTGGCGGGGCTCACCCTCGCCGACGCCTGGCACAACCGGACGCTGGATGTGGACCGGGAGCGCATCGCCGCCATCGCCTGCGCGCTCGAGGGCCACCCGGACAACGCCACCCCGGCCATCTTCGGCGGGTTCTGCATCAGCGCGGGCGGGGCGGGCTTCGAGCGGGTGGAGATGACCAGCCGGCCGTACCTGCTCATCGTGCCGGAGATCGAGATCCACACCGAGGCGGCGCGAGGGGCCCTGCCCAAGCACGTGCCCCTCGGCGACGCGGTCTTCAACCTGCAGCGCGCGGCGCTCGCGGTGGCGCGCATCTGCCGGCACGGCGACCTGGGAAAGGCCGCGCCGTTCCACGACCGGCTGCACCAGGCGCACCGGCTGGCGCTCGACTCGCGGCTCAAGCAGGCGTTCGAGGCGCTCGAGGGTGTGCCCAGCATCGAGGCCTGCTTCCTCTCCGGCTCGGGGCCCACCGTCTTCGTCATCCCCAAGGACTTCGGCACCGCGCCGGCGGCGGCGCAGCTCGTCTTCGAGCAGGCAGGGCTGGCGGTGCAGACCTTCACCGTCTGGCCCGAGAACCGCGGCACCGAGCTCATCCCGCTGCGTTGACGCGCTGAGCTCACGCTTGATCGCTCGCTCGCTCCCGTCGCGTCGCCTCGCCGGCTGACCTGGCCATTCCTACGTTTGCCTTCAGCGAACGGGGGGTGGCGCATGTCCGGCAAGAGTCGAAAGCCGTCCGACCGCGCGGTGCCCGGGCGGCCCTTCATGCATTCCGCGGGGCCCGAGCCGCAGGAGCCGAGCGTGAACGGCGTCAAGAAGGCCGGCGGCAAGTTCGGTGCGCCGCACTTCCCGCCGAGCGAGAACCTGCCGCCGCAGGCCAAGCGGCTGGCCGAGCGGAAGCGTCGCGCGGCGGCCGCGAGGGGGAAGTTACCTCGAGGCGACTACCCCGACGCGCTGCCGCGGCCCGAGGACGTTCGGGCCGCCGTGCGCGAGCTGCTCGAGCGCTTCGATGAGTCCGGGCGGCCGGTGCTGCGCTCGGCGGCGGAGAGCTTTCGCGATCTGACCGTCGCGTTGAAGGAGCTGCTCCGCGTGCCGGGGCAGCTCATCCGGGCCATCGTGCCCCAGCGCCAGGCGGGCTGATGCGCGCCGTCGCGCCCGAGCTGCCACAGGTGGCACCCTGGACCGCGCGCGGGGTCGCGGCGCTGCGCTACCTCACCGGCCGCGGGCTCTGCTCGGGCCACGCGCACGCCAACGGCCGGCGGTTCGTGATCCTCCACCTCGACGGCGTGTCGAAGAAGCGGCTGGAGCGCGGCATGGCCGACGGCACGCTGCCGCGGCTTCGCGACTTCCTCGCGCGCGGCGATCACCGGATGAGCCCGCTCTATGCCGGCTCGCCGTCGTCGACGCCGTCGTTCCAAGCGGGGCTGCTCTGGGGCGTGCGCGCGGATGCGCCGGGCTTCCTCTGGTACGACAAGCGCCTCGGCCGACCGGTGAGCATGAACCTCAAGGCCGATGCGTCCCGGGTGGAGGACGATGTCAGCGCTGGGCGACGCGGCTTGCTCGAGGACGGGACCACCTACTTCTCGCTCTTCACGGGCGGCAGTCGGGTGAACGCGTTCACGCTGACTGGATGGTCGCGCGACGAGGTGCGGCTGCACCCCGGCGCCAACGGCTGGGACGTGGCCAGCCTCTTCGCGATCCATGCGCTCACGGCGACGAACGTCATCGGTGGCGCCATCGTCGAGTCTGCAAACGCGGTGGCCGACGTGCTCGACTGGGCCGCGCACACCGCGCGTTTCGATCATGAGCGCGCGTTCCTGACCAACCGCGTGCTGCTCTCGGCGGGCGCGCGCAACTATGCGACCTACGCCACCGTGCTCGACATCGCCCGCGGCGTGCCCAGCATCTATGCCTGCTTCGCGGACTACGACGAGATCGCCCACCGCCGCGGCCCCGACTCGCGCCAGGCCTTGCGCGCCCTCGAGGCGACGGATCGCGCAGCGGGGGTGATCCTCGACGCCGCGCTCGCCTCGGGCAACGACTACGACATCTACCTGCTCGCCGATCACGGCCAGGTCTCCACGCGGCCCTTCGAAGCAGTGACCGGCGCGACGCTGCACGAGGTGGTGGGCGGCGCGAACGAGCCGGGACCCATGGAGAAGCCGGATCCGCGCCACCGGCTCGCGAACGTGGGCCGGGCCTTCTGGCGCGCGGCGCAGCGGCGGCTGGGCGGGGTGGGGCAGGTGGAGGCCGCGCTGGTGGGCGCGCTGCGCGGCGCAGCCCGGAGCCTCCAGCGCGACGTGCAGCGCGAGACCGTGGTCATCGACGCCGGCGACATCGCGCACGTGTACTTCACCGCCGACCCGGAGCCGATGACGCTGGAGCAAATCCAGGCGCGGCTGCCGGGGGTGATCGAGGCGGTGGTGGGCTCGCGCGCGGCCGGCGTGGTGGCCGTGCGCGGGGGACGAGGCGGCTACGCGTTCCGCAACGGGCGGCGCATCGACCTCTCCGAGCCTGCGGCGGACCTCGCGCTCGGGCTCGGCTATGGCGGGCGGCGCGTGCGTGCGGCGCTGCAGGCGATGCTCGGCATGCGCTCGAGCGGCGACCTCGTCGTCTATGGCAATGGACTGCGCGAGTCGGACGTCGCGTTCGCCTGGGAGTTTGGCTCGCACGGCGGCATCGCGGCCGACGAGGTGGACGCCTTCATGATCCACCCCGCGCGCACGCCCTTCGACTTCTCGCGCGTGGAGCACGCGAGCGAGCTGTATGGCTTCTTCACCCGGCACTACGGCATCGAGACCGAGCCCGGCCAGCGCGCAGCCGGGCCGCGCCACGCATGAGCCTGCGCATCGCCAGCTACAACGTGCACGGCTGCGTGGGCCGCGGCGGCTTCGACCTCCAGCGCGTGGCCCAGGTGATCGTCGAGACGGAGGCGCACGTGGTCGGCCTGCAAGAGGTCGGCGATGTGCACGGCGATACGCCCTCGGACGACCAGGCGATCGCCCTCGCGGAGGCCACGGGCATGGAGCTGGTGTACGCGCCCAACCTGTCGCGCGGCAGCCGGCGATATGGAAACGCGATTCTCTCCAGGCTGCGCGTGCTGCGCACCCAGACGTACGACCTCTCGGTTGCTGGGCGCGAGCCCCGAGGGTGCGTGCGAGCCGATCTCGAGCTGGGAGGAGGCGCGCAGGTCCACGTGTTCAATCTGCACCTGGGGCTCTCGTTCAAGGAACGGCGACGCCAGGCGGCGCTCTTGCTCAGCGACGACATCCTTCACGACGCCACGCTCGCGTTCCCCGCGGTCGTGGTCGGAGATTTCAACTTTTGGCTCCCCGGACCAGCCCCCAGACTTCTCCGCAGCGCGCTCCTGGACGTGGGGGCGGCGCTGGGCCGCACGGAGCCGACCTACCCGAGCCGCTGGCCGTTCCTGCGGCTGGACCGGATTTACCTCGGCCCGGGCCTGTTGCCCCGATGGCTTCGCGTGCACCAGTCGGCGCGAGCCATGGACGCGTCGGATCATCTGCCGCTGGTGGCGGCCGTCGAGCCGGCGCACCCGCCCACGGCCGAGGCCCTGCCCGCGACGAACCCATCCTGACGCCGCACGCCAGCCGCACCCGCTGGGGCACCTTCGTGGCGCTGGGCATCTCGGTGGTGATGCTCGTCTTCACCTTCGGCAAGGTGCACCTGCACCCGCTGTCGGTGGCGTGGCGGTTCGATCCACGCGAGCTGTGGGCCGTGCTCGCCGCGCGGCCGTGGGCCTTCGTGCTCGTGGGGCTGCTCGAAGGGCTTCAGCTTCCATTGCGCGCGTGGCTCTGGCGCTACGTACTGCCCAAGGGCACCTCCACGCAGGGCGCGCGCTACCACGCGATCGCCCTCGGTGCGCTCGCGCAGAACGTGCTCCCCGCGCGCGCGGGCGAGCTGGTGCGCGGGCTCTCGCTCTCGCAGCATTGTTCCGGCCTCGGGCGCACGCGCAGCCTGACGACCGTTGCCACCTCCAAGCTGGCGGAGCTCGCGGCGCTGTTGACGTTCGTGGCGCTCGCGCCGCTGACCGTCGACCTCGCGAAGCCTGAGCTGGCGACCTTCCGCCATGGGGCCTGGGTGGGCGGCATCGTGCTCGTCGCGCTGGTGACGCTCTTCGTGCTGCTCACCCGCGCCCGCGGCCGGGCGCACCACATCGAAAGCGCGCTGCGACACCTGCCGGGCAAGCTGGGTTGCAAGCTCGCCGTCGGCATCGACGAGCTCGCGCACGGTGCGGCCGCCGTGGGCTCACTTCCGCGCGGGCTGATGGCGTACCTGGCTGCGCTGGCGACGGTCGGGATTGCAGTCGCGGCGTTCATGGCCGGCATGTGGGGCGTGGGCGCGGAGCACAGCTTCGGCGCCGCGACCGTCGTGCTCGGCGCGGTGAGCCTGGGCATGAGCATCCCCAGCTCGCCGAGCGGCGTGGGCGTGTTTCACCTGGTGTGCGTGTACGCGATGACGGCGCTCGGCGTCGAAGCGCCGCGCGCGGCCGCGTTCGCGCTGGCGCTCCACCTGGTGGGCACGAGCGTGAACATCGGCATGGGACTCATCTCGCTGATGCGCGGCCACGAGTCGCTGGGCGCGCTGCGCGGTGAGCAACCGAAGCCCGTCGAGGTGGAACCCTCGGTCGCTTAGGCGCCTGCGGCCTTCTCGGCGCGCTCGAGCTCCTCCGGATTGGCGACGAACACCACGTTCCGAGAGGTCCGCTTGCCCGCGTACAGCGCGCGGTCGGCGAGCGCGAGCAGGCTGGGCTTGTCGGCGCCGTGCTCGGGGAAGCTGGCCACGCCGACCGAGGTGGTGAGCGTGGCGGCGATGCCTTCGGCCGCGAGGAACGCGTGCGTCTCGACGGTCTTGCGGATGCGCTCGGCAACGACCATGGCGATCTTGGTGTCGGCGCCGAGCAGCAGGATGACGAACTCATCACCGCCGTAGCGCGTGACCACGTCGAACTCGCGCACGCACTCCTTCAAGAGATCCGCGAGCTCGCACAAGAGCCGGCTGCCCATGAGGTGGCCGTGCTGGTCGTTGACGTGCTTGAACTTGTCGAGGTCGAGGAAGAGCAGCGCCAGGGGGTTGCCCGTGGAGTGCGCGCTCTTGATCTCGCGCTCCAGCACAAGGTGCAGGTAGCGGGTGTTGAAGAGGTGGGTGAGGTCGTCCTGGTAGGCGAGATCCTCGACGGCCGCCATGCGCCCCGAGTTGCGCAGCGCCAGCGCCACGTGGCTCGTGAGAAAGCTCGCGCCCGAGAGCGCCGACGCATCCGCGCGCGCAGGATCCGCCACGACCACCGCTCCGAGCACGTCATGCGCGTCGCGCGCCGCGAACGCGAGCGCGGGATGTCCGCCCAGCGTGAGGCTCACCGGCCGGCCTTCGGCGACCTCGAGCTGCCGGGCATTCAAGGCTTCGACCAGCTCCGCTTGATCGCCTTCAGGCATGCCACGCGCCATCGCCACCGACAGCCGACCGCCATGCAGCAGCACCATGGCGGCGCCGCGCGGCTGAAGCGCGGCTTCGACGGCGTCGAGCACGACGGGGTAGAGCGCCTGGCGATCGAGCGTGGTGGCGATCTTCTGGCCCGCCTCGAGCAGCTCCACGTGCGTGCGCAGTTGGTTGTTCTCCAGCATCAGCCGCTGGGTGAGCAGACAGCGCGCGACCGCGGCCTGGAGCACCTCGGGCGCGAGCGGCTTCACGAGGTAGTCCGAGGCGCCGTTCTTCAGGGCGCGCACTGCCGGCTCGACCTTCTCCAGCGCGGTGACGACGATGATCTCCACGTCGTTGCGACGGCGCTTGAGCTCGGTGAGGAGCTGCATGCCGTCCATCTTGGGGAGGATGAGGTCGGTGACGACCACGTCGAAACGCTCGTGGCTGACGGCGTCGAGCGCCTCCGAAGCGCTCGCCACCGCGCGCACCTGATGCCCGGACGCGATGAGCACGTCGGAGTACAGGTTTCGCGCCACCGCTTCGTCGTCGACGACCAGCACCTTCGCTTGCATGCTGCCTCGCGGAGAAATCCTCAGTGAGCGGCAAAGCCTACCTTGAGCTTCGCACGCGGCTCTACCTTCGCGAGCATGCTAGCGTGGCACCTCCCCGCTGCCCGCCCGCTCCACGAGCATGATCGACCCGCGCGCGTCCGCACGCCTCCTGGCTCTGGTCCGCGCGGGGCCGTTTCGACTCGCGCTCGCGGCCGAGGCCGTCATCGAGGTGGCGCGGCTGCCCGAGGGCCAGAAGCTCCGCGAGCTGGAGCCCATTCCCCTGCTGCGCGCGCTCGGCGAGCCCGGGTCGACGGGGGGCGAGTGGGCCATCGCGGTCCAGGGCAAGACGCTGCGCG
Encoded here:
- the thrB gene encoding homoserine kinase; this translates as MNCTVRVPATTSNLGPGFDCFGMALSLHLEVEARFADRLSITAEGAEVALDKTNLIVKTFLDNLPPGSDEPPLALHMRNRIPLARGLGSSAAARVAGLTLADAWHNRTLDVDRERIAAIACALEGHPDNATPAIFGGFCISAGGAGFERVEMTSRPYLLIVPEIEIHTEAARGALPKHVPLGDAVFNLQRAALAVARICRHGDLGKAAPFHDRLHQAHRLALDSRLKQAFEALEGVPSIEACFLSGSGPTVFVIPKDFGTAPAAAQLVFEQAGLAVQTFTVWPENRGTELIPLR
- a CDS encoding alkaline phosphatase family protein — translated: MRAVAPELPQVAPWTARGVAALRYLTGRGLCSGHAHANGRRFVILHLDGVSKKRLERGMADGTLPRLRDFLARGDHRMSPLYAGSPSSTPSFQAGLLWGVRADAPGFLWYDKRLGRPVSMNLKADASRVEDDVSAGRRGLLEDGTTYFSLFTGGSRVNAFTLTGWSRDEVRLHPGANGWDVASLFAIHALTATNVIGGAIVESANAVADVLDWAAHTARFDHERAFLTNRVLLSAGARNYATYATVLDIARGVPSIYACFADYDEIAHRRGPDSRQALRALEATDRAAGVILDAALASGNDYDIYLLADHGQVSTRPFEAVTGATLHEVVGGANEPGPMEKPDPRHRLANVGRAFWRAAQRRLGGVGQVEAALVGALRGAARSLQRDVQRETVVIDAGDIAHVYFTADPEPMTLEQIQARLPGVIEAVVGSRAAGVVAVRGGRGGYAFRNGRRIDLSEPAADLALGLGYGGRRVRAALQAMLGMRSSGDLVVYGNGLRESDVAFAWEFGSHGGIAADEVDAFMIHPARTPFDFSRVEHASELYGFFTRHYGIETEPGQRAAGPRHA
- a CDS encoding flippase-like domain-containing protein, producing MALGISVVMLVFTFGKVHLHPLSVAWRFDPRELWAVLAARPWAFVLVGLLEGLQLPLRAWLWRYVLPKGTSTQGARYHAIALGALAQNVLPARAGELVRGLSLSQHCSGLGRTRSLTTVATSKLAELAALLTFVALAPLTVDLAKPELATFRHGAWVGGIVLVALVTLFVLLTRARGRAHHIESALRHLPGKLGCKLAVGIDELAHGAAAVGSLPRGLMAYLAALATVGIAVAAFMAGMWGVGAEHSFGAATVVLGAVSLGMSIPSSPSGVGVFHLVCVYAMTALGVEAPRAAAFALALHLVGTSVNIGMGLISLMRGHESLGALRGEQPKPVEVEPSVA
- a CDS encoding diguanylate cyclase; amino-acid sequence: MQAKVLVVDDEAVARNLYSDVLIASGHQVRAVASASEALDAVSHERFDVVVTDLILPKMDGMQLLTELKRRRNDVEIIVVTALEKVEPAVRALKNGASDYLVKPLAPEVLQAAVARCLLTQRLMLENNQLRTHVELLEAGQKIATTLDRQALYPVVLDAVEAALQPRGAAMVLLHGGRLSVAMARGMPEGDQAELVEALNARQLEVAEGRPVSLTLGGHPALAFAARDAHDVLGAVVVADPARADASALSGASFLTSHVALALRNSGRMAAVEDLAYQDDLTHLFNTRYLHLVLEREIKSAHSTGNPLALLFLDLDKFKHVNDQHGHLMGSRLLCELADLLKECVREFDVVTRYGGDEFVILLLGADTKIAMVVAERIRKTVETHAFLAAEGIAATLTTSVGVASFPEHGADKPSLLALADRALYAGKRTSRNVVFVANPEELERAEKAAGA
- a CDS encoding endonuclease/exonuclease/phosphatase family protein — translated: MSLRIASYNVHGCVGRGGFDLQRVAQVIVETEAHVVGLQEVGDVHGDTPSDDQAIALAEATGMELVYAPNLSRGSRRYGNAILSRLRVLRTQTYDLSVAGREPRGCVRADLELGGGAQVHVFNLHLGLSFKERRRQAALLLSDDILHDATLAFPAVVVGDFNFWLPGPAPRLLRSALLDVGAALGRTEPTYPSRWPFLRLDRIYLGPGLLPRWLRVHQSARAMDASDHLPLVAAVEPAHPPTAEALPATNPS